The sequence below is a genomic window from Wyeomyia smithii strain HCP4-BCI-WySm-NY-G18 chromosome 1, ASM2978416v1, whole genome shotgun sequence.
TTAAGCCAGACGTTGAACGCAACCGGCAAAGAAAATGAGCCTACGGTGTGGTTCCAATATCAcgatattttcaattttgtaattttgtaaaatttcaGAATGATTCGACGCATAGTGAACTTCTTCATCCGATGTTGACAATTACGAAAAATGAGGTGATGTTTCTATTGCTGAACATTTTCATACGGCATAAACTCACTAACGTCGCTTTGGTGGATTCACTGCAAATGCTAAACatatttgttggtgttgatGCTCTTCCAGACAATTTTCGacaattcaataattttttcagCCGAAGATGTTACAGACGACAGTTCATGCGTGTGGATTGCGGGTTATTTTTGGGCGAGCAGAAAGAAAAATGCGAGAACTGTGATAGTGTGCCGGTCACATTTTTTATTGAGTTCGACTTTGTTTCCGAGCTTCGCCGCATATTATTACAAAATTGGCAACAAATAAGGAATTACGTGATAGACTCAATCAAAAATAGTTACGTGGCAGATATTATGAACTCAGCCGTTTATAAGGAAAGGAACTTAAAAAATGGTATTACTCTCAGTATGAACACCGACGGTGTAAAAATCTTCAATTCGGCGAAAAGTTCATTATGGCCAATCATGT
It includes:
- the LOC129726105 gene encoding uncharacterized protein LOC129726105 isoform X2 encodes the protein MLKKSRNPRMSYIFNGISSSVKFRKQQSKRVDKRTGSCSNRDKVQTEISAVRDSEPQEIECQQSDEQIRGTSFVPDIFDRMDTSESLRSSDDDDFSSNDQQDFLSQTLNATGKENEPTNDSTHSELLHPMLTITKNEVMFLLLNIFIRHKLTNVALVDSLQMLNIFVGVDALPDNFRQFNNFFSRRCYRRQFMRVDCGLFLGEQKEKCENCDSVPVTFFIEFDFVSELRRILLQNWQQIRNYVIDSIKNSYVADIMNSAVYKERNLKNGITLSMNTDGVKIFNSAKSSLWPIMFQINELPPCLRFLRKNMVIAGLWLANKDPNLNVFFETLYANFPKTLQ